One Trichosurus vulpecula isolate mTriVul1 chromosome 7, mTriVul1.pri, whole genome shotgun sequence genomic region harbors:
- the LOC118857531 gene encoding formin-like protein 14: MTSPVIVVSIQGTSSRESGEGEGGEQKQYAGLSTGSDGVTRPGATAGSAWAPRESQTSKPELPRPSTPHPPCLLQAQRPAPRPPHPTKGAPGQGGAVRKSLWSWESAAGSPLPDPWRKKRRFSDAWVPSPSRSISDQPPPREATSWDHPHFGLTLRLGQSRPPSTPSQTSSPPPRNGQKLGWRGRRQLWSELLPRPLAQRGAGRPVGFPLPPQFGPLNAAPRRHLPESRSQSAPGTQGPEPPPVLPAPACFPSAGAATSPSAAPPPAPPPSLRWIYEWGEEATCRHRRGCCCCCRCCCSLVLTKNSLGRRSCCLESIDPAPAASAVRTCCCCATAAPAAPVATAATCVTAPSLEGGAPGAGSGAGCESAAPAPRSCGREV, from the exons ATGACCTCCCCGGTCATCGTTGTGTCGATACAa GGAACCAGCTCCCGAGAgagtggagagggggagggaggtgaaCAGAAGCAGTACGCCGGGCTGAGCACCGGCAGCGACGGGGTTACTCGGCCCGGTGCAACTGCGGGCTCAGCCTGGGCCCCGAGAGAGAGCCAGACCTCAAAGCCGGAGCTGCCGCGCCCCAGCACCCCTCATCCTCCCTGCCTGCTCCAGGCGCAACGCCCCGCGCCccgcccaccccaccccactaaGGGCGCGCCTGGGCAAGGCGGAGCCGTCAGGAAAAGCCTCTGGAGCTGGGAGTCCGCAGCCGGGAGTCCGCTGCCGGAtccctggagaaagaaaagaaggttctCGGACGCCTGGGTCCCTAGCCCAAGCCGTAGCATCAGTGATCAGCCTCCACCTAGAGAAGCTACTTCCTGGGACCACCCTCACTTTGGTCTCACCCTCCGGCTCGGCCAATCTCgccccccctccactccaagcCAAACGTCGTCCCCCCCACCCCGAAATGGGCAGAAGCTTGGATGGCGAG GGCGCCGACAGCTCTGGTCAGAGCTACTGCCCCGCCCCTTAGCTCAGCGCGGCGCAGGACGCCCCGTCGGATTCCCCCTCCCGCCCCAGTTCGGCCCCCTCAACGCTGCACCCAGACGCCACCTCCCGGAATCCCGCTCGCAGTCCGCGCCAGGGACCCAGGGACCCGAGCCTCCCCCGGTCCTACCCGCACCGGCTTGTTTTCCTTCTGCAGGCGCAGCCACCTCGCCCAGCGCggcccctccccccgcccctcccccctctctgcgCTGGATTTATGAATGGGGGGAAGAGGCCACATGCCGCCACCGccggggctgctgctgctgctgccgctgctgctgctccctCGTGTTGACCAAGAACAGCTTGGGCAGGCGGAGCTGCTGCCTTGAGAGCATCGACCCGGCCCCGGCAGCCTCTGCTGTGAGGACTTGTTGCTGCTGCGCTACCGCTGCCCCTGCTGCCCCTGTCGCCACCGCGGCCACCTGCGTTACTGCTCCTAGCTTGGAAGGAGGCGCTCCCGGGGCTGGGTCCGGGGCTGGCTGCGAGAGTGCGGCTCCGGCTCCGCGGAGCTGCGGGCGTGAGG TCTGA